A window of Fragaria vesca subsp. vesca linkage group LG7, FraVesHawaii_1.0, whole genome shotgun sequence contains these coding sequences:
- the LOC101306480 gene encoding psbP-like protein 1, chloroplastic-like → MATLQNSPSPHRTLVLNSFTKVQNKQSNSHCYRRSVSFLVRAEQASSSSACSPSQDRSGRRQVLAAGTIASMAYLTNQHSASFAAEKKKDFQLVTDKKDGYEFVYPFGWQEVSIEGQDKVFKDVIEPLETASVTLFPTVKEDIKEFGTPQEVAETLIKKVLAPPTQKTKLIEATEHEIDGKTYYTFEFMAKAPNYTRHALSTIAVNNGKFYTLTTGANERRWGKMKDKLHTIVDSFKLFKVYEGNLS, encoded by the exons ATGGCGACCCTGCAGAACTCACCTTCACCCCACAGGACCCTGGTGCTCAACTCCTTTACTAAG GTACAAAACAAGCAAAGCAATTCACATTGCTACAGAAGAAGCGTGTCGTTTTTGGTAAGAGCAGAGCAAGCTTCATCATCTTCAGCATGCTCTCCTTCTCAAG ATAGATCTGGGAGACGCCAAGTACTAGCTGCAGGGACAATTGCTTCTATGGCTTATCTCACTAACCAACATTCTGCATCAT TTGCTGCAGAAAAGAAGAAGGATTTCCAGCTTGTTACGGACAAGAAAGACGGATATGAATTTGTCTACCCTTTTGGTTGGCAAGAAGTTTCCATTGAAGGGCAAGACAAGGTATTCAAGGATGTGATTGAGCCGCTAGAGACTGCAAGTGTGACTCTCTTCCCAACTGTCAAGGAGGACATCAAGGAATTTGGGACTCCACAAGAG GTTGCTGAGACTCTGATCAAGAAGGTTCTTGCTCCTCCCACCCAGAAAACAAAACTGATTGAGGCAACAGAG CATGAGATTGATGGGAAAACATATTACACTTTCGAGTTTATGGCCAAGGCTCCGAACTATACTCGCCACGCTCTAAGCACAATAGCTGTTAACAATG GTAAATTCTACACACTGACGACAGGAGCCAACGAAAGGAGGTGGGGGAAGATGAAAGATAAACTACACACCATTGTTGATTCCTTCAAACTTTTCAAAGTCTATGAAGGCAATTTGAGTTAG
- the LOC101302303 gene encoding 60S ribosomal protein L23a-like produces MAPKVDSKKADPKAQALKAAKAVKSGQTFKKKAKKIRTSVTFHRPRTLKKERNPKYPRISAPPRNKLDHYQILKYPLTTESAMKKIEDNNTLVFIVDIRADKKKIKDAVKKMYDIQTKKVNTLIRPDGTKKAYVRLTPDYDALDVANKIGII; encoded by the exons ATGGCTCCTAAAG TTGACAGTAAGAAGGCTGATCCCAAGGCTCAGGCCTTGAAGGCTGCCAAGGCTGTTAAGTCAGGGCAAACCTTCAAGAAGAAGGCCAAGAAGATCAGGACATCAGTGACATTCCACAGGCCAAGGACATTGAAGAAGGAAAGAAACCCCAAATACCCCCGCATTAGCGCACCACCAAGAAACAAGTTGGACCATTACCAGATCCTCAAGTATCCATTGACCACCGAGTCTGCCATGAAAAAGATTGAGGACAACAACACCCTTGTCTTCATTGTTGACATCCGTGCTGATAAGAAGAAAATCAAGGATGCAGTGAAGAAGATGTACGACATTCAGACCAAGAAAGTGAATACTCTGATCAG GCCTGATGGAACCAAGAAGGCATATGTTAGGTTGACACCTGATTACGATGCATTGGATGTGGCTAACAAGATCGGTATCATTTAA
- the LOC101306773 gene encoding uncharacterized protein LOC101306773, which produces MGETTIRNSRRKKNVATTLADWSTLHQDFINCFAHQIVSMKDFFAFGGVSKSWRSAIKENSNTALRLQHKVPVLILSKEINTPVRNIYSLTEGQISQLDLLETKGKLCFSSLGWLLTVSHDYSTLDLFNPLTHAHIELPPPLPPKKFSLRNLKKFVLSSSPSFTSDYGVMLLSYHHLAFYKPGYNNGTWTLGPIPLPEPLILVDAVYYKGQFYVVDYRGKVFVCKIEDPNNAAQMRLVAPEIPEQLFGKDIHFIARYLVESATGTLLLVVTLYEDNCEVTTGCRVFEVPINTGNSWAKSEVKNLGNTTLFVGANNSSFWIEPLDDSVCKANCIYFLNRSHVSTADDIDIGIYHMKDGKMDKHLEELPDFKYKGSSLTSHSWLQPSF; this is translated from the coding sequence ATGGGAGAAACGACAATTCGTAATTCTCGAAGAAAGAAGAACGTGGCGACTACATTAGCTGATTGGTCAACCCTTCATCAAGATTTTATTAACTGTTTCGCGCATCAAATAGTTTCCATGAAGGATTTCTTTGCTTTTGGAGGAGTTTCCAAATCATGGAGATCAGCGATCAAGGAAAATTCTAATACAGCTCTAAGATTACAGCATAAAGTTCCAGTCCTAATTCTTTCAAAGGAGATCAACACTCCCGTCCGCAATATCTACAGCTTGACAGAAGGTCAAATTTCCCAGCTTGATTTACTAGAAACTAAGGGCAAACTTTGCTTTTCTTCTCTAGGATGGTTGTTGACTGTATCCCACGATTATTCCACACTTGATCTTTTTAATCCGTTAACCCATGCCCATATTGAGCTACCTCCTCCTCTGCCGCCAAAAAAATTCTCGCTTCGTAACTTGAAGAAGTTTGTATTGTCATCGAGCCCTTCTTTTACATCGGATTATGGGGTCATGCTTCTATCATATCATCATTTAGCATTCTACAAGCCGGGGTACAACAATGGTACATGGACTCTGGGGCCTATACCTTTACCGGAGCCGTTAATATTAGTTGATGCAGTTTATTACAAGGGACAATTTTATGTGGTGGACTATCGTGGTAAGGTTTTTGTTTGTAAGATCGAAGATCCTAATAATGCAGCACAAATGAGGCTTGTGGCTCCAGAGATTCCTGAACAACTCTTCGGCAAAGATATTCATTTTATTGCACGATATTTAGTGGAATCAGCAACAGGGACCCTGTTATTGGTTGTCACTTTATACGAAGACAACTGTGAAGTAACTACTGGTTGTAGGGTGTTCGAGGTGCCGATTAATACAGGTAATTCATGGGCAAAATCAGAAGTAAAGAATTTGGGGAATACAACCTTGTTTGTGGGTGCAAACAATTCTTCATTCTGGATTGAGCCCTTGGATGATTCTGTATGCAAAGCCAATTGTATTTATTTCCTAAACCGGAGCCACGTCTCTACGGCAGATGACATCGACATTGGTATTTACCATATGAAGGATGGAAAAATGGACAAACACTTGGAAGAATTGCCAGATTTTAAGTACAAAGGAAGTTCATTAACATCGCATTCATGGCTTCAACCGAGTTTCTAA
- the LOC101307068 gene encoding uncharacterized protein LOC101307068: protein MATTSTPAATNVTLKLLIDTKGHKVLYAESGKEFVDFLFTIMSLPVGTVIRLLSKDSMVGSLGKLYDSIEKIGDIYMLPDCNKDTLLKPNAVIGSGDASLLLTNEELANKKVYMCASYHRYMADDPKAICPQCSNYISTEVPYVAPKATSAGSSGGGHGYVKDVVTYMVMDNLEVKPMSTISCITMLNKFNVREVGSLEEKVVHLGMDEGLKLLKASLESDSVLTSVFLGKKEAEA from the exons ATGGCAACTACCAGCACCCCTGCCGCCACCAATGTTACTTTGAAGCTTTTGATAGACACAAAGGGCCACAAAGTTCTGTATGCTGAATCAGGCAAGGAATTTGTGGATTTCCTTTTTACCATTATGTCTTTACCCGTCGGCACTGTCATTAGGCTCCTCAGCAAGGATAGCATGGTTGGGAGCCTGGGCAAGCTTTATGACAGTATCGAAAAGATTGGTGACATTTACATGCTACCAGATTGTAACAAAGATACCTTGCTGAAACCGAATGCGGTTATAGGCAGTGGGGATGCCTCTCTTTTGTTAACTAATGAAGAGTTGGCGAATAAAAAGGTCTATATGTGTGCGAGCTACCACAGGTATATGGCTGATGACCCTAAAGCCATTTGCCCACAGTGCAGCAATTATATCTCCACCGAAGTGCCTTATGTTGCTCCTAAGGCTACTAGTGCTGGATCTTCCGGGGGAGGTCATGGATATGTGAAAGATGTTGTGACATACATGGTTATGGATAACTTGGAGGTGAAGCCTATGTCTACCATATCTTGTATAACTATGCTCAACAAGTTCAATGTTAGGGAGGTTGGTTCCCTTGAAGAGAAGGTGGTTCATCTTGGCATGGATGAG GGTTTGAAACTGTTGAAGGCATCATTGGAGTCAGATTCTGTTCTCACCAGTGTTTTCCTTGGGAAGAAAGAAGCAGAAGCATAA
- the LOC101307354 gene encoding uncharacterized protein LOC101307354 — protein MATISLKLLVDTEQNKVLFAEAGKDFVDFLFTLLSFPAGTIIRLLSKDTMVGSLGKLYESIENFSDTYIQPNLNKDILLKPKEPGSVPNNLGLLTNVETTERKVIYTCSNSYSRYYDYSYHTHSDTHPYFSEDPKAQCPECGESLSCKMSYVPPPSSSGSAESSAGKGVGFVKPVVTYMIMDDLEVKPMSTISTIALLNQFNVRDFGALEQKVVDLGMDEGVKLLKESLQSKSVLTNVFLGGVSGRVKHEHLNSAS, from the exons ATGGCAACTATTAGCTTGAAGCTCCTCGTCGACACAGAGCAGAACAAGGTTCTGTTCGCCGAAGCAGGTAAGGACTTTGTGGACTTCCTATTCACCCTTCTTTCTTTTCCCGCCGGCACCATCATCAGGCTCCTCTCAAAGGATACCATGGTTGGAAGCCTGGGCAAACTTTACGAAAGCATTGAAAATTTCAGTGATACATACATCCAACCCAATCTCAACAAAGACATTCTCCTGAAACCCAAAGAACCAGGTTCTGTCCCAAATAACCTAGGGTTGCTGACCAATGTCGAAACAACAGAAAGAAAGGTGATCTACACTTGTTCGAATAGTTACAGCAGATACTATGACTACAGCTACCACACCCATAGCGACACGCACCCGTATTTTTCAGAGGATCCTAAAGCACAATGTCCAGAGTGTGGTGAAAGTCTGAGTTGTAAGATGAGTTATGTTCCTCCACCGAGTAGTAGTGGTAGTGCAGAATCTTCCGCCGGGAAAGGGGTAGGGTTTGTGAAGCCGGTTGTTACATACATGATAATGGATGACTTGGAAGTGAAGCCTATGTCTACCATTTCAACAATAGCTCTACTCAACCAGTTCAATGTTAGAGATTTTGGTGCCCTGGAACAGAAGGTTGTTGATCTGGGCATGGATGAG GGCGTGAAATTGCTCAAGGAATCATTGCAATCGAAGTCAGTCCTAACTAATGTGTTTCTTGGGGGAGTGTCTGGAAGAGTGAAGCATGAACATCTCAACTCTGCAAGTTAG
- the LOC101307945 gene encoding uncharacterized protein LOC101307945, which yields MTTSNSKTITVKLLVDKRNQNVLFAEAGKDFVDFLFALLSFPVGTVVRLLSKNGMVGSLGKLYESFENLNDMYMQPNLKRDILLKPKESADVPNNLGLLTNLESPNTRIYYCSRRHDVPYVSHDHNATCPNCYNKLGYQASYVPTVSTPITKTDGFVKGVVTYIVTDELEVKPNFTIASILQLEKFNVKCICDLEEKNVEVSMDEGVKLLKESLQSRSVLTNVFLRGIQLEDVKSQVGNN from the exons ATGACGACCTCCAACTCCAAAACCATCACCGTAAAGCTCCTCGTCGACAAAAGAAACCAAAATGTTTTGTTCGCCGAAGCCGGCAAAGACTTTGTGGACTTTCTCTTCGCCCTTTTATCTTTCCCCGTCGGCACCGTCGTCCGGCTCCTCTCCAAAAACGGCATGGTCGGAAGCCTAGGCAAGCTCTACGAGAGCTTCGAAAATCTCAACGACATGTATATGCAGCCCAATCTCAAGAGAGACATCCTCCTCAAACCCAAAGAATCGGCCGATGTTCCTAATAACCTAGGTTTGCTGACCAACCTGGAATCTCCAAACACTAGAATCTACTATTGTTCAAGAAGACATGATGTGCCATATGTTTCTCACGACCATAATGCCACATGCCCAAATTGCTACAACAAGTTAGGTTATCAGGCGAGTTATGTGCCTACAGTCTCTACACCGATTACAAAGACCGACGGGTTTGTGAAAGGGGTTGTTACATATATTGTAACAGATGAACTGGAGGTGAAGCCTAATTTTACCATTGCCAGTATTCTTCAGCTGGAGAAGTTTAATGTGAAGTGTATTTGTGACCTTGAAGAGAAGAACGTTGAAGTAAGCATGGATGAG GGTGTGAAATTGCTTAAGGAATCATTGCAATCAAGGTCAGTCCTAACCAATGTATTTCTGAGAGGAATACAGCTTGAAGATGTGAAATCACAAGTTGGCAACAACTGA
- the LOC101308238 gene encoding uncharacterized protein LOC101308238, with product MATSSSSTVGLKLLIDTKQEKVLFAEAGKDFVDFLFSLLSLPLGTVIRLLDKDGMVGGFGKLYQSVKKLHHTYMQPNSNKDVLLKPKAPLGSNILKLSNTESCSRKAIYMCASGKDHKYVSEDPKAKCPSCNQTLSAQTTYVASPSTTSEETSGAGGVGFVKGVVTYMIMDDLEVKPMSTISSITLLNRFNVKDVGVLQEKVVDLGMQEGVKLLKASLQSKSVLTSVFIGKKAATSPA from the exons ATGGCAACCTCTTCCAGCTCCACTGTTGGACTGAAGCTCCTCATCGATACAAAGCAAGAAAAGGTTCTCTTTGCCGAAGCTGGTAAGGACTTTGTCGATTTTCTCTTCAGTCTGCTCTCTTTGCCTCTAGGCACAGTCATCAGGCTTCTCGACAAGGATGGCATGGTGGGTGGCTTTGGAAAACTCTATCAGAGTGTAAAAAAACTACATCATACATACATGCAACCCAACAGTAACAAGGACGTGCTTCTTAAACCTAAGGCACCACTTGGATCCAACATCCTTAAGCTGAGCAACACTGAATCATGCTCTCGGAAAGCGATCTACATGTGTGCGAGTGGGAAAGATCACAAGTATGTGTCCGAGGACCCCAAAGCTAAGTGTCCATCCTGTAATCAAACTTTGAGCGCGCAGACCACTTATGTTGCTTCACCGTCGACTACCTCAGAAGAAACTTCAGGCGCCGGTGGAGTAGGGTTTGTTAAAGGTGTTGTGACATATATGATTATGGATGATTTGGAGGTGAAGCCTATGTCCACCATCTCCAGCATAACTCTTCTCAACAGGTTTAATGTCAAGGATGTGGGGGTTCTTCAAGAGAAGGTTGTTGATCTTGGCATGCAGGAG GGTGTGAAACTGTTGAAGGCGTCTCTTCAGTCGAAGTCGGTTCTGACGAGTGTGTTCATTGGGAAGAAAGCTGCTACATCACCTGCATGA
- the LOC101308527 gene encoding uncharacterized protein LOC101308527 produces METFNPTGVSMLLTIDTKRNRVLFAETSKEAVDFLFSLLSLPVATVISLLSGDGMVGCIGNLYESVEDLGDTHLEPNFNKDMLLKPKATVVGADILGVNNNVCKSCSCHFPGYVCPLCECAVSTTAASTGEAPCSNGGYVKGGVVFVIMDNLVVKPMSTVSIIDVLKELNVMEVDALEQKLVSLGKEEGLKLVQASLESNTVLSSIFLDYIYSLSIFRVQEVSYWSDGVARAKADADNAGADTGDTADAIWDDGVWH; encoded by the exons ATGGAAACTTTTAACCCTACTGGTGTTAGTATGTTGCTCACAATTGACACTAAGCGCAACAGAGTTCTATTCGCCGAAACTAGCAAGGAAGCTGTCGATTTTCTTTTCTCTCTTCTATCTTTGCCTGTTGCCACTGTCATTAGCCTCCTCTCTGGGGATGGCATGGTTGGTTGCATCGGAAATCTGTATGAGAGCGTTGAAGATCTAGGAGACACACACTTGGAGCCCAACTTTAACAAGGATATGCTGCTGAAACCCAAAGCAACAGTTGTTGGTGCCGATATCCTTGGCGTAAACAACAATGTCTGTAAGTCTTGCAGCTGCCATTTCCCTGGATATGTTTGTCCATTATGTGAATGCGCCGTGTCTACGACAGCTGCATCTACTGGAGAAGCGCCCTGCAGCAATGGAGGGTACGTCAAAGGTGGTGTTGTATTTGTGATCATGGATAATTTGGTAGTGAAGCCTATGTCTACCGTATCAATTATAGATGTGCTTAAAGAGCTGAATGTTATGGAGGTTGATGCCCTTGAACAGAAGTTGGTTAGTCTTGGCAAGGAAGAG GGGTTGAAGTTGGTGCAGGCATCTTTGGAGTCGAATACAGTTCTTAGCAGTATATTCCTTG ACTATATATACTCCTTGTCCATCTTCAGGGTTCAGGAAGTCTCATATTGGTCCGATGGAGTGGCAAGGGCAAAAGCTGATGCTGATAATGCTGGCGCTGATACTGGTGATACTGCTGATGCCATTTGGGATGATGGAGTTTGGCACTGA